One Aegilops tauschii subsp. strangulata cultivar AL8/78 chromosome 2, Aet v6.0, whole genome shotgun sequence genomic window, GGCATGCAAACTAGTTTCAGCTTTAGAGGAATCCTGGAAGGAAGACAAGTCTTCTGAGAGTCTAATCTTGGAGGTGAAATCCTCAAGAGCTCGCACATCTACTATCGGTAGCTCCCTCTTGGATGTAGTGAGGTTCGCCTGTCTTTTATGAGCTCCCTGACCTCCCCCTGGCTGAGACTTTCCTTTTTCCCACCAAGTTGGATAACCATGCAGCTCAAAGCATGAATCCTTTGTGTGTCCAGGCCTTTTGCAGTGGTTGCAAAAAAGTTTGCTTTTATCTGTTTTAGCAAAGGTCTTAGGAGCACGACGAGCTTGTATGGATAGGGCTGCACGTGCATCTGATTTTTCTTGAACATGCTCATTGGGTTGAGCAAGACGAGTCTCCTCCTCAATCACACTGGAAATGATATCATCAAAGCTTAGCCATTCAGTTTTGGAGAATATTAGCTGACGGCGGAGATCAAACTCCTGATTTAGGCCATCAAGGAAGAGCTTGCCCACAAATGGTTCAAACCAGGTATGGTGAACAGCCACATCATTCTTGTCAACGGGTTGAAAAGGATGGTAATAATGCAACTCCCTATACAATCTCTTCATCTCACCTGCATACTCAGTCACTGATTTTGAGCCTTGCTTCAAGTTAGTCAACTCCTGCATGATGCGAGTAGCCTGCATCTTATTTGATTTTCCTGAAAATTGCTTCTCCAGAGCTTTCCACACTTCAAATACAGTGGTTATAGTCTCAACTTGTTCTCGTATCGGTGGTTCCATGCTTGCTAATAACCACACCAAAACTCTATCATTGATCTGTTTGGTGATAGTACCACTTTTCAGTTTCTCTTCATCGGTACTAAGCAATTCTTCGTAGCCATGAGAACTCAAAATTAACTGGGCATGTCGTGCCCAGCTGATGTAATTGCCCGGTCCAGCCAACTTTACTGGATTAGGCTCAAGAGCATACTTGACAGCTTCAGGAACCACCTTgagttgttgttgttgctgctcaaATACTTTGCTTAAAATTTCATACAACTTATCCACACTAGTATCCCCTGATTTCTCCTTTGTTTGATCTGCCATGATTTACCACCACACAAAAAATACCAGACACACAGGAGTTGGCTTTTGCAGATCTCCACTGACAACAACACACAGGCAGCACAAGCAGAGTAAAAGCAGAGTTGGCACTAGTCAAGTAGATATACTAGTGCGAGTTGCTCTCAAATGCACACAGACTGCACAAGTATTTTAATCCGGCCACCAAGCAAAGATGAGCTATCCTGCTGCACTACTCACGGTTCTCCAACAACAGCCACAAGTACTAGTACCACTATCAATTAACTACAGGAAGCCAGCTTACTGCTTAGACAGGGACGGCACAGCCGCAACAAGCAATTTTCCGGCGACAGAACCAAATCCACTTCTCAGCACGGAGTAATCACAGCTGCACCGGGAGGCAGTCCAACAGGTTACCTTAGGTTGGTCGTGGTACTCCTTGCCGTAGCTTGGAGATGATATCCCAGGTCACGGTGGCAGCTCGCAGTGGCGGCAGCTCAAGTGCCCACGACAGTAAATCACGGCGACACAGCACCGCAATTAGCAGTCACCAAGGTCGAAATCACACAGGATTAACCTGCTCCGATGCCATGTTGAATATCATCTGAGATTTGAGGAATTTGTGTTAGGGATTGGAGGGAGCCTGAGGAGGATTTGGGGAAATTCTGGATCGTTCCTCACCGATCCCTTCTCTACGTTCTGATTTATATTTGTTTGTACAGTTTACATTTTAGACCCTAAGGATTCCTCTAATTACATTATCTATACACCAACACTCTTTTCTTTCTTCACTCATCCATGAGCATTCCCAGGTTTCCCTTCCCTTTTGTTTACCGCTGCCCTGTCTGAACAAATCTTTTTCGTTTCTTTTATGTAAAGAAGacaagagaagagaagagaggaTTTCCTCCCGATTTGCATTACTATTTAGTATAGTAGATACCGCAACTCACAGCTAGCCATAGATACATACATACACATATCAGGTGGTAGGTAACAAAGCTAGCTAGATCGACACAAGCACGCACGCTTACAACCAAAGCTAGCAGCCAGCAGCGCAAACATTTTTCTTTGCAACTGAAACCTAACCTTGGCCCTGGAATTCACAGACCATCCGCACAAATGTTTTTCTTTGCAACTGCTCAAACTAAACAAAATCAATACTAGTACCTGCCAAACTACGTACATGTGGAAAGTACAAATGATGATACAAAATTAAGGAGCCTCATGCTTCTCCAAGAATACGGATCAAGTACACTGTACCATCTCCAGCATATTGATTTGAGCACAATAAGCACATGGCATGAGCCTTCAGAATTCTCAACTTTATCGAAAAAGGCTTCCGccctgctttatatataaagcaaagaTCCACATCACCCGGTACAAACGCACGCCACAACCACACACACCCAAGGCAAGAAACAAAGGCGCTGAGTGCAGCAACACCACCCCTAGCACTACTACCACGAAGAGATGAAGCCGCATATGAAGAACCGTGAACTCGAAGgcggcgccttcaggaaggatacgacaccgaaacgccgccaccgcccgatccAAGGATCAGTGTTTGCCCCGGAGCTGCACGATGGGTCGTGAGAGCCGtgacgacgccttcaagaagggaacgagctTCGCCGCTGCCGGTCCGTCCGAAGACAGAAcaggttttcaccccggccaaCACTCACCGCCACCGAACGCCACACCTCGGCTATCACGCCGCCCACACAGCCATGGCCACCAGGCAGCACCAAAGCCACGGTCTCTGCCCAAGAGCACCGCGCTACCGCCTCCAaggccgccgccccggcatccaAGACCTTGACACCACCTAACCCGAGACCCGCCGCTACCCCAACCGGAGAAGTCGGCCGCCGCCGCAGGCAGATCCGCCGAGCCACCGGGAAGCCGCCGCCACGACACCGGGAGGCCGCCACCATGCGTCGGGCCTCCCCACGCCGCCGCCCCCGGCCGGAGCAACGGCCACACCAGACCGCTGCCCTACAGGCGCCGCCCGGCGAGCTCCAAGCGCCGGAGCCGCCGGGCACACACCACCGAAGCCAAGCG contains:
- the LOC141041871 gene encoding uncharacterized protein isoform X3, which produces MADQTKEKSGDTSVDKLYEILSKVFEQQQQQLKVVPEAVKYALEPNPVKLAGPGNYISWARHAQLILSSHGYEELLSTDEEKLKSGTITKQINDRVLVWLLASMEPPIREQVETITTVFEVWKALEKQFSGKSNKMQATRIMQELTNLKQGSKSVTEYAGEMKRLYRELHYYHPFQPVDKNDVAVHHTWFEPFVGKLFLDGLNQEFDLRRQLIFSKTEWLSFDDIISSVIEEETRLAQPNEHVQEKSDARAALSIQARRAPKTFAKTDKSKLFCNHCKRPGHTKDSCFELHGYPTWWEKGKSQPGGGQGAHKRQANLTTSKRELPIVDVRALEDFTSKIRLSEDLSSFQDSSKAETSLHATSHQGATNRQTVGDWDRA
- the LOC141041871 gene encoding uncharacterized protein isoform X1, with the translated sequence MADQTKEKSGDTSVDKLYEILSKVFEQQQQQLKVVPEAVKYALEPNPVKLAGPGNYISWARHAQLILSSHGYEELLSTDEEKLKSGTITKQINDRVLVWLLASMEPPIREQVETITTVFEVWKALEKQFSGKSNKMQATRIMQELTNLKQGSKSVTEYAGEMKRLYRELHYYHPFQPVDKNDVAVHHTWFEPFVGKLFLDGLNQEFDLRRQLIFSKTEWLSFDDIISSVIEEETRLAQPNEHVQEKSDARAALSIQARRAPKTFAKTDKSKLFCNHCKRPGHTKDSCFELHGYPTWWEKGKSQPGGGQGAHKRQANLTTSKRELPIVDVRALEDFTSKIRLSEDLSSFQDSSKAETSLHATSHQGATNHMTGASNIFTSYTPCSGATNRQTVGDWDRA
- the LOC141041871 gene encoding uncharacterized protein isoform X2; protein product: MADQTKEKSGDTSVDKLYEILSKVFEQQQQQLKVVPEAVKYALEPNPVKLAGPGNYISWARHAQLILSSHGYEELLSTDEEKLKSGTITKQINDRVLVWLLASMEPPIREQVETITTVFEVWKALEKQFSGKSNKMQATRIMQELTNLKQGSKSVTEYAGEMKRLYRELHYYHPFQPVDKNDVAVHHTWFEPFVGKLFLDGLNQEFDLRRQLIFSKTEWLSFDDIISSVIEEETRLAQPNEHVQEKSDARAALSIQARRAPKTFAKTDKSKLFCNHCKRPGHTKDSCFELHGYPTWWEKGKSQPGGGQGAHKRQANLTTSKRELPIVDVRALEDFTSKIRLSEDLSSFQDSSKAETSLHATSHQGASNIFTSYTPCSGATNRQTVGDWDRA